From the genome of Deltaproteobacteria bacterium, one region includes:
- a CDS encoding type II toxin-antitoxin system VapB family antitoxin, which produces MKRTNLVLDEQLLQETTRLSGEKTYSAAVSRALEHYVKSVHARRIFELRGCGAWQGDLELMRGDAVKSVRKGK; this is translated from the coding sequence ATGAAACGTACGAATCTTGTGCTTGATGAGCAACTGCTGCAAGAAACTACTCGGCTTAGTGGCGAAAAAACCTATTCTGCGGCTGTGAGTAGGGCGTTAGAACACTATGTTAAATCAGTACATGCTCGTCGAATATTTGAGTTGCGTGGTTGTGGCGCCTGGCAAGGCGATTTAGAGCTAATGCGTGGCGATGCAGTCAAATCAGTGCGCAAGGGTAAGTAA
- a CDS encoding PIN domain-containing protein, with product MAVLVDTSVWIDFFKRDNPLDLSMYVEPDEIVTCLPVIQEILQGFSDEGVYRLAKSSLFSLPILETPISQVVFEEAVDLYRIARRQGYTIRSSVDCLIAACALRNDVLVLHRDRDFSNLALVSSLRQQSV from the coding sequence ATGGCAGTTCTTGTTGATACATCTGTATGGATTGATTTTTTTAAAAGAGACAATCCTTTAGACCTTAGTATGTATGTTGAACCTGATGAAATTGTAACTTGTTTGCCGGTGATCCAAGAGATTTTACAAGGTTTTAGTGACGAAGGGGTTTATCGTTTAGCCAAATCTTCATTATTTAGCCTGCCAATTTTAGAAACGCCAATTTCGCAAGTAGTTTTTGAAGAAGCTGTAGATCTGTATCGTATTGCAAGGCGACAGGGTTATACTATTCGTTCATCGGTAGATTGTTTAATTGCAGCATGTGCTTTACGAAATGATGTTTTAGTTTTGCATCGTGATAGAGATTTTAGCAATTTAGCTTTAGTGAGTTCAC